A window from Citrobacter amalonaticus encodes these proteins:
- a CDS encoding 4Fe-4S dicluster domain-containing protein: MSFTRRKFVLGMGTVIFFSGPGQTLLAKTTASGPVRYVMIHDESRCNGCNICTRACRKTNHVPAQGSRLSIAHIPVSDNDNETLYHYFRQSCQHCDDAPCIEVCPTGASWRDENGIVRVDSSRCIGCSYCIGACPYQVRYLNPQTKVADKCDFCAESRLAKGFPPICVTACPEHALLFGREDSPDIQRWLQENNYYQYQLPGAGKPHLYRRFGQHLIKKDNV, translated from the coding sequence ATGTCCTTCACTCGACGAAAATTTGTGCTTGGCATGGGAACGGTCATTTTCTTCAGCGGACCCGGCCAGACGCTGCTGGCGAAGACAACAGCCAGCGGCCCCGTTCGTTACGTCATGATCCATGATGAATCGCGATGTAATGGCTGTAACATCTGTACCCGCGCCTGTCGCAAAACGAATCATGTTCCCGCGCAGGGAAGTCGCCTGTCGATTGCGCATATTCCCGTTTCAGATAATGACAACGAGACGCTGTATCACTACTTCCGTCAGTCCTGCCAGCACTGCGATGATGCCCCCTGCATTGAGGTTTGCCCGACCGGTGCGTCATGGCGCGATGAGAACGGGATCGTTCGTGTCGACAGTTCGCGCTGCATTGGCTGTAGTTACTGCATCGGCGCGTGCCCCTATCAGGTGCGTTACCTGAATCCGCAAACCAAAGTGGCGGACAAATGCGATTTTTGCGCCGAGTCCCGACTGGCAAAAGGTTTTCCGCCCATTTGCGTGACCGCCTGTCCGGAACATGCGCTGCTGTTTGGACGCGAAGACAGCCCGGACATCCAGCGTTGGCTTCAGGAAAATAACTATTACCAGTATCAACTTCCGGGCGCGGGCAAACCCCATCTGTATCGTCGGTTCGGTCAACATTTGATTAAAAAGGATAATGTATGA
- the ydhT gene encoding protein YdhT: MLITREDIRNWRVGAVMYRWFLRRFPEGGNYADVHRALSREGYLDWANSLVEYAWSRWLDEENFARQDISAMSRLARPDISMGDQQVANAGDNANLGCAGDNMKIASAGYASQIASAGYCVRIGSVGYNSHISSSGDRARLAAAGNSTRISSAGNGTRIASSGMRVRVSSLGERNHVASNGDLSQIVSFGANAKIANSGDNVHIICNGDNAIVASSGVVDSVVLGPGGCAALAYHDGKRMRFAVAVEGEAGIRAGVKYRLDDAHQFVEC; the protein is encoded by the coding sequence ATGCTGATCACGCGAGAAGATATACGCAACTGGCGGGTTGGCGCGGTGATGTACCGCTGGTTTCTGCGCCGTTTTCCTGAAGGCGGCAACTACGCTGATGTGCATCGGGCGTTGAGTCGCGAAGGTTATCTCGACTGGGCGAACAGCCTGGTGGAATACGCCTGGTCGCGCTGGCTGGATGAAGAAAATTTTGCCCGCCAGGATATCTCCGCCATGTCGCGACTGGCGCGGCCAGATATCTCAATGGGCGATCAGCAGGTGGCGAACGCGGGTGATAACGCGAATCTGGGCTGTGCGGGTGATAACATGAAGATCGCCAGCGCAGGCTATGCGTCACAAATTGCCAGTGCGGGATACTGCGTGCGCATTGGCAGCGTTGGCTACAACAGCCATATCAGCAGTTCCGGGGATCGCGCGCGGCTGGCCGCCGCAGGAAACTCCACGCGAATCAGCAGCGCCGGTAACGGAACGCGGATCGCCAGCAGCGGGATGCGTGTGCGGGTGAGTTCGCTCGGTGAAAGAAATCATGTCGCCAGTAACGGTGACCTGAGCCAGATAGTGAGCTTTGGCGCCAATGCGAAAATCGCTAACAGCGGCGATAATGTGCATATCATCTGTAACGGCGATAACGCGATCGTTGCCAGTAGCGGGGTAGTGGATTCCGTCGTGCTGGGACCGGGCGGCTGCGCGGCGCTGGCGTATCATGACGGCAAACGCATGCGTTTCGCCGTCGCGGTTGAAGGTGAAGCCGGGATCCGCGCCGGCGTGAAATACCGACTCGACGACGCGCACCAGTTTGTTGAGTGCTGA
- a CDS encoding amino acid ABC transporter permease produces the protein MIANIAVITDNLDYLLWGRLADGQPGGVLLTLMMALGAAVLALPAGIALAALAWRFPGVIRKGLFIWAELIRGIPLIFVIFWMWYLLPMLTGSDLPGAATVTLALAWFTAASVMHSVYAGLNALPAGQYDGAVAQGFSPVQALRRVLLPQVLRHILPSLTGICIGLLKDTSLAFIVNVPELTTVAGQVNSREQIYPAAIFIFTGLVYYLLCYGLEKATRRGFALR, from the coding sequence ATGATCGCTAATATTGCGGTGATAACCGACAATCTGGATTATCTCCTGTGGGGACGACTGGCCGACGGTCAACCTGGCGGTGTATTGTTGACCCTGATGATGGCGCTGGGTGCGGCGGTGCTGGCCTTACCTGCCGGTATTGCCCTTGCCGCTCTCGCCTGGCGTTTTCCGGGCGTCATCCGTAAGGGATTGTTCATCTGGGCAGAGCTCATACGCGGGATACCACTGATCTTCGTTATTTTCTGGATGTGGTATCTGCTCCCTATGCTTACCGGCAGCGATCTGCCCGGTGCGGCAACGGTGACGCTGGCGCTGGCCTGGTTTACCGCTGCGTCGGTGATGCATTCTGTGTACGCGGGACTCAACGCACTACCCGCCGGACAATATGATGGGGCAGTGGCGCAGGGTTTTAGCCCTGTTCAGGCATTAAGAAGGGTTCTGCTACCGCAGGTGTTACGCCATATCCTTCCCTCCCTGACCGGGATATGCATTGGTCTGCTGAAGGACACATCGCTGGCGTTTATCGTCAACGTGCCGGAACTGACGACGGTGGCGGGACAGGTTAACAGCCGGGAACAGATTTACCCGGCGGCTATCTTCATCTTTACAGGCCTGGTCTACTATCTGCTTTGCTACGGGCTGGAGAAAGCGACCCGGCGAGGGTTTGCGCTTCGTTGA